From the Clupea harengus chromosome 15, Ch_v2.0.2, whole genome shotgun sequence genome, one window contains:
- the LOC105910657 gene encoding galectin-3-like has product MDLANTVTGCPSAGNGIWPAQPCPQQQQPCWPCPPNPPTTWPAPTQPSQPTWPSPTQPSQPTWPAPSQPSQPTWPAQPAQPTQPAQPTWPTPPPTQPSQPAQPAWPTPTPTPTPTPPTGQQTQPAQPSWPVPVPTQPQAQPAQPSCTPTNPCPPGYHPQGTPTSGWPFNPGQPGWPGQPAPVPVWPGPTPIGPVGVPYNLNFPRGVYDKLMLTITGQVKPLAKMFTVNFLRGNDIALHINPRFNEGGKQILVRNHRQGERWGKEERTIQGPFPFAPGQPFEMKILVTYNEFKVAVNGAQVFEFKHCIRELNQIDRLNILQDINLTSINLQNMP; this is encoded by the exons ATGGAT ctTGCTAACACCGTCACTGGTTGTCCCTCTGCTGGGAATGGCATATGGCCTGCACAACCCTgtcctcagcagcagcagccatgctGGCcgtgcccccccaacccccccaccacctggCCTGCCCCCACCCAGCCTTCTCAGCCCACCTGGCCCTCCCCCACCCAGCCTTCTCAGCCCACCTGGCCTGCACCCAGCCAGCCTTCTCAGCCCACCTGGCCTGCCCAGCCGGCCCAGCCAACCCAACCAGCCCAGCCTACGTGGCCGACACCACCGCCAACCCAGCCCAGTCAACCGGCTCAGCCGGCCTggcccactcccactcccactcccacccccactcccccaacAGGCCAGCAGACCCAGCCGGCCCAACCCAGCTGGCCTGTTCCGGTTCCGACCCAGCCACAGGCccagccagcccagcccagctgcACCCCCACCAACCCCTGCCCTCCAGGGTACCACCCCCAGGGGACGCCCACCTCCGGGTGGCCCTTCAACCCAGGACAGCCTGGCTGGCCCGGGCAGCCGGCACCGGTACCAGTGTGGCCTGGACCCACACCCATTGGTCCTGTG GGAGTCCCATACAATCTGAACTTCCCCAGAGGAGTCTATGACAAGCTGATGCTCACCATCACCGGCCAGGTGAAGCCCCTGGCCAAGAT GTTCACGGTGAACTTTCTGCGTGGGAACGATATCGCCCTGCACATCAACCCCCGCTTCAACGAGGGGGGCAAGCAGATCCTGGTGAGGAACCACCGGCAGGGGGAGCGCTGGGGCAAGGAGGAGCGCACCATCCAGGGGCCCTTCCCTTTCGCCCCTGGCCAGCCCTTTGAG ATGAAGATCCTGGTGACGTATAACGAGTTCAAAGTGGCAGTGAATGGAGCGCAGGTGTTTGAGTTCAAGCATTGCATCCGAGAACTCAACCAGATCGACCGCCTGAACATCCTACAGGACATCAACCTCACCTCCATCAACCTGCAGAACATGCCCTGA